The Glycine soja cultivar W05 chromosome 6, ASM419377v2, whole genome shotgun sequence genome has a window encoding:
- the LOC114416206 gene encoding protein ULTRAPETALA 2-like yields MLTKKGVEGGRAISDEDRVPLWKTPLTKYYTHQANEANWKDSAMRKRNFHRDEFLHCTSCRKECRFHLKSILDIKNYHEALDNKSLTCSLWPYQKIICDDDDERPSLRVSRGCSRSSTCQGCSTCYCEGCIKFRFEDCNCQECRDFMLYAEP; encoded by the exons ATGCTCACAAAGAAGGGAGTGGAAGGTGGAAGAGCAATATCTGATGAAGATAGAGTTCCACTCTGGAAGACACCTCTGACGAAATATTACACACACCAAGCAAATGAGGCTAACTGGAAAGACTCTGCAATGAGGAAACGAAACTTTCACAGGGATGAGTTCCTGCATTGCACGAGTTGCAGGAAGGAGTGCAGGTTCCATCTCAAGAGCATACTAGACATTAAGAACTACCATGAAGCTTTGGACAACAAATCCTTGACTTGTTCTCTTTGGCCTTACCAAAA aatAATCTGCGATGATGATGACGAGAGACCAAGTCTGAGAGTAAGCAGGGGCTGTTCTCGTTCTTCAACTTGCCAAGGCTGCTCAACTTGTTACTGCGAAGGGTGCATCAAGTTCCGCTTTGAGGATTGCAATTGCCAAGAATGCAGAGACTTTATGCTTTATGCTGAACCTTAA
- the LOC114416913 gene encoding putative nuclease HARBI1, with protein MFAKDIIKPVDPSFRDTPDEILKDARYRPYFRDCIGAIDGTHIRVCVPSHLQGVYIGRKGYTTTNVVAVCDFSMCFTFVWAGWEGSAHDTKIFMEALRKPALHFPHPPQGKYYLVDFGYPTFMGFLGPYKKTRYHLPQFRIGPRIRGRVEVFNYYHSSLRSTIERAFGLCKARWKILGNMPPFALKTQNQIIVACMAIHNFIQRNDKSDGEFDSLDEDNENIDSDEDESEVGPSITTWEEPDAQSTLQMERFRESLKNMFPTRI; from the exons ATGTTTGCAAAGGATATAATTAAGCCTGTTGATCCATCATTTAGGGATACTCCTGATGAGATTCTAAAAGATGCTAGATATCGCCCTTACTTTAGGGATTGTATTGGTGCAATAGATGGTACTCATATACGAGTTTGTGTTCCCTCTCATCTACAAGGAGTCTATATTGGTCGGAAAGGCTACACTACCACTAATGTCGTGGCTGTTTGTGACTTTAGCATGTGTTTCACTTTTGTTTGGGCAGGTTGGGAAGGTTCTGCACATGATACTAAGATATTTATGGAGGCTTTACGTAAGCCTGCATTGCATTTTCCACATCCTCCTCAAG GTAAATATTATCTTGTTGATTTTGGTTACCCTACTTTTATGGGTTTTCTAGGACCGTACAAGAAAACTAGGTATCATCTCCCGCAATTTAGAATTGGGCCTAGAATCAGGGGAAGAGTtgaagtttttaattattatcattctaGTCTTCGAAGTACAATTGAACGTGCATTTGGTTTATGTAAAGCAAGATGGAAGATATTGGGTAATATGCCACCTTTTGCTTTGAAGACACAAAACCAAATCATTGTTGCTTGCATGGCTATACATAACTTCATTCAAAGAAATGACAAGAGTGATGGAGAATTTGATTCGCTAGATGAAGATAATGAAAATATAGATAGTGATGAAGATGAAAGTGAAGTTGGTCCTAGTATTACAACATGGGAAGAACCGGATGCTCAAAGTACTCTACAAATGGAACGATTTAGAGAATCTTTGAAGAATATGTTTCCAACacgtatttaa
- the LOC114416914 gene encoding L10-interacting MYB domain-containing protein-like: MSLNQVPVKRKKAEWCDKNTEIMLKVCIEEVNAGNKPQNHFTKLGWANIAEKFNKATNLRYEYKQFRNRWDSLKKEWKLWAKLIGKDTGLGWDGEKKTIAASDEWWEAKIQEDPEVAKFREQGLKFLPEMEFLFKGTIAAGFAAYAPSEDSRQYEGFNTRTEETNDNIDDNTDMEVNEPEIDTTTQNTSSAKENGQRKRGREGDKKIGVAAKLSSQLDRIIQTFESSVSAQDPTSITACVAKLKDLPGLERRSELFYKATKLMKKRANRITFVALEEPELQLGWIKSQT; the protein is encoded by the exons ATGTCTCTCAATCAAGTTcctgtgaaaagaaagaaagcagaATGGTGTGATAAGAATACTGAGATTATGTTGAAAGTGTGCATAGAAGAGGTGAATGCTGGAAATAAACCTCAGAACCACTTCACTAAGCTTGGTTGGGCAAATATTGCAGAAAAGTTCAATAAGGCAACAAATTTGAGATATGAATATAAACAATTCAGAAATAGGTGGGATTCTTTGAAAAAGGAATGGAAATTATGGGCTAAGCTTATTGGGAAGGACACAGGTCTTGGCTGGGATGGGGAGAAGAAAACCATTGCAGCTAGTGATGAATGGTGGGAAGCCAAAATTCAG gaGGATCCTGAAGTAGCAAAGTTTAGAGAGCAAGGCCTCAAATTCTTACCTGAGATGGAATTCCTTTTTAAGGGTACTATTGCTGCTGGTTTTGCAGCATATGCACCATCTGAAGATTCAAGACAATATGAAGGATTCAACACAAGAACAGAAGAGACAAATGATAACATTGATGATAACACTGACATGGAAGTGAATGAGCCTGAGATAGACACGACAACTCAGAACACGTCTTCGGCAAAGGAAAATGGACAGAGGAAGAGAGGAAGAGAGGGTGATAAAAAAATTGGGGTTGCTGCCAAGCTTTCCTCACAATTAGATCGTATTATTCAAACATTTGAATCTAGTGTATCTGCTCAAGACCCAACTAGTATTACTGCATGTGTAGCAAAGTTGAAAGATCTACCAGGACTTGAGCGTAGGAGTGAACTATTTTACAAAGCCACTAAACTTATGAAAAAAAGGGCAAACAGGATCACCTTTGTTGCTTTAGAAGAGCCTGAGCTACAACTTGGATGGATCAAATCTCAAACTTAA